The DNA sequence CTCCGGGAGAACGTCCGACACCAAGCTCAATCCGTCCGGGATAAAAAGCAGCCAATGTTGAAAACGTTTCTGCTGTTTTAAGCGGGCTGTACTGGGGCAGGAGAATACCTCCTGCTCCGAGAATGATCGTCGACGTTTCTGCTCCGGCCCGCCCTATCCAGAGTTCCGGGGCAGCACTTAATAGTCCATTTGTACCGTGATGTTCAGCGAACCAGTAGCGGTTATAACCCCAGACTTCCGCTTTTTTAACAAGCTCGATCGTATGCTGAACCGCTTCAGGAACAGAAATTCCTTCCTGAAGCGGCACTTGATCCAAGATTCCTATTTTCACCATTTATTCTCCTTTCGTCCGTTTCCTTCCTCCGTTCAGTATGCCATAATAATGAAAACGGCTTCAGCCGAAACGATTGGAAAGGATGATTAACGGAATGATTAACGGTCAGCGTTATTTCACTTCATGGAGCGGCGGAAAAGATTCCGCTTTAGCTCATTATCAGGCATTACAGGAAGGCGGCAGCCCGGCCTGTCTTCTTTCAATGTTCGAAGAAAATGAGGAATATTCGCGGTCCCATTCTCTTCCTTACGGGGTGATCCAGGCACAGGCAGATGCAATGGACGTACCGCTCATCATCCGTGGGGCTTCCTGGGCCTCCTACCAGAAAAAATTTCTTGAATTAATGGAAATTATGAAACGAAACGGCGTAAATTACGGCGTATTTGGTGATATTGACCTCGAAGACCATCTGGAATGGGTGCAGCGGAATTGTGAAAAAGGAGGCATTACCTCCTACCATCCGCTCTGGAAAAAAGAACGCCGGCAGGTATTAACCGAACTTTTAGATGCAGGATTTGAATCCGTCATTATCGTCGTCGATGAAAACAAACTTCCCGCTACCTTCCTCGGAAGAGTACTCGACGAAGAAGCAATTGCTGAAATTGAAGAACGCGGTATTGATGCCTGTGGGGAAGAAGGAGAATTTCACACCGTCGTTGTAGATGGCCCTCTCTTTAACAGGCGAATACCGGTTTCCTTCAAAGAAGTTGAACGACATGAAGGTTATGCCTTTCTGCCTGTAGTCCTTCAGGTTGGATAACCAAATGAAGTAAATGCTGCTTAGCATGCAGGAAAGCTGTTACGACCTTCTGAACAAAAAGCTTGATGAAATAAAGAAAAGAACCTGCCGCGGCAGGTTCTTTTTGCACTATTCCCGAGCACCAGGAAGAAGAGACTGTTTATCCTGTTCCTCATGCATATTTTTTACGAGGTGCCCGCAGAAACAGCATTTCTTTATTAAACGTTGAATCGGAAATGAATTACGTCGCCGTCCTTGACGATGTATTCTTTTCCTTCGAGGCGTACATTGCCTTTTTCTTTTGCAGCACCCATATTTCCGGCATCAATCAGGTCGGTATAGGAAACCACTTCCGCACGGATGAAACCGCGCTCAAAGTCAGTATGGATAACACCGGCCGCCTGAGGAGCTTTCGTGCCGCGGTGGATTGTCCAGGCACGCACTTCCTGCTTACCGGCAGTGAAATAGGTATCCAGACCGAGCAGCGCATAGGCAGCACGGATCAGCTGATCAAGACCAGCCTCCGCAATTCCCAGATCCTCCAGAAATTCCTGCTTTTCATCTCCTTCAAGTTCAGCAATCTCCGACTCGATTTTCGCACAGATGACGATGACTTCGGAATTTTCCTGCGCAGCAAAATCTCTCACTTTCTGTACGTAAGGGTTTTGATCAGCTTCACCGATTTCGTCTTCACTGACATTTGCCACGTAAAGAACCGGCTTCTCGGTAAGAAGCTGAAAACCTTTTACAATTTTCTTTTCTTCTTTTGAAAAGTCAATGCTCCGGGCAGGGCGTTCTTCCTCGAAAGCGTCCTGAAGTTTTTTCAGGACTTCAAATTCCGCCATCGCTTCCTTATCTTTGGATTTTGCCATTTTTTCTACTTTTCCGATCCGCTTTTCGACCGATTCCAAATCAGCGAGGATAAGTTCCAGATTGATCACCTGAATATCCCGTATCGGATCGACGTTTCCGGAAACATGCGTTACATTATCGTCGTTAAAGCAGCGTACTACGTGGGAGATAGCATCCACTTCACGGATGTGGGATAAAAACTTGTTGCCAAGCCCTTCTCCC is a window from the Alkalicoccus halolimnae genome containing:
- a CDS encoding diphthine--ammonia ligase — translated: MINGQRYFTSWSGGKDSALAHYQALQEGGSPACLLSMFEENEEYSRSHSLPYGVIQAQADAMDVPLIIRGASWASYQKKFLELMEIMKRNGVNYGVFGDIDLEDHLEWVQRNCEKGGITSYHPLWKKERRQVLTELLDAGFESVIIVVDENKLPATFLGRVLDEEAIAEIEERGIDACGEEGEFHTVVVDGPLFNRRIPVSFKEVERHEGYAFLPVVLQVG
- the ychF gene encoding redox-regulated ATPase YchF, with product MALTTGIVGLPNVGKSTLFNAITQAGAESANYPFCTIDPNVGIVEVPDYRLQKLTEMVDPHKTVPTAFEFTDIAGIVEGASKGEGLGNKFLSHIREVDAISHVVRCFNDDNVTHVSGNVDPIRDIQVINLELILADLESVEKRIGKVEKMAKSKDKEAMAEFEVLKKLQDAFEEERPARSIDFSKEEKKIVKGFQLLTEKPVLYVANVSEDEIGEADQNPYVQKVRDFAAQENSEVIVICAKIESEIAELEGDEKQEFLEDLGIAEAGLDQLIRAAYALLGLDTYFTAGKQEVRAWTIHRGTKAPQAAGVIHTDFERGFIRAEVVSYTDLIDAGNMGAAKEKGNVRLEGKEYIVKDGDVIHFRFNV